The Mangrovibacterium diazotrophicum DNA window CACTCGATAGCACGTATTAATTCAAGTATCAGATAAAATGAAAAGATCCGATCTCAGTTAGAGGTCGGATCTTTTTATTAAGACACATTGTCTTATGTTTTTTTTGAGAGTGAGGGTGCTTGTCACTAGAGAGATTTTGTTGTATTGTTCAATAGAGTGAACAGTGCTATGGTTGATGAAAGGTTGATTGCATTCATTTCTGTGTCGTTGAAGTACTTCGATTCTCCATATGATTCGGTGTCTGTAATTCTCATTAGTATACTCTCTTCTTGTTCCAATTTTTTTAATCGTTGCTTTGCAACGTCCTTAAGCTGCTTTACAAAAGACTTTGTGTCTTTAAATCTTAATTGCTTTGTTCTAGAGTCGATCTCATATCTCAAGATGTAGAAGCTTGTATTATCGACAAGATTTTTGGCAGAGATAATTTCTTTGAATACGATTCCTGTGTTTTTTATTTCCTTATAAAATTGGAACTTTACGATTCTAACGACTTTGTTGTATACATCTTTATTAAAATCATAGAATAGCATATTTCATAAAGTTTTGCTAAGTTATTAAGAGTGTAATAGTCCAACGATGCTATGAAAATATTCAAAAAGCCACTTTACCCAACCATCTTCAGCCATAAAAAGTAAAGAGCGAACAGCGAAAGCACAACGATTCCGAACCACGAGAAGAGTCTCATAAATCGGCTGGGCTGGTATTCGCTCGGGACATGTGCGGCGGTGACGGCTTTCAGGTTTAGCACGGCTAAAACGGGCGCGGTGATAAACGAGAGCGTGGTGGCAATGTCGACCAGCAATTTCATTTGGTCGGCAAACACGGAGATGAGCAGCACAGCACCGGTAATCAGGATAGCCATCCAAAGAAATTTTAGCTTGTTTTCCGACGACTTCGACTCGACTTTGTTGGTGTAGACCTCCAGAATTGGCGTCAGCACGCGCGGGTAGGCATCCAGCACCGTCAGCGTGGTACTGAACATGGTGGCAATAGCCGCAACTGCCAAAATCGGGTACGACCACTCGCCGATGGAACGGGTGTACAAAGCCAGCAGCTGGTTTGAAAACTGCACTCCACCGTTGGCAAAACTTTCGCCCGAATGAAACATCACCATCGCTCCCAGGCCCAAAAAAGCCAGCGAAAGGAAAGTGGTTCCGATGTAGCCAATGTTAAAGTCGAGCAGGGATTCTTTCAAACTTGGGCGATAACCGGTGGCTTTCATTTTGGCGAGCGTCCACAGCGAACTCCACACCGAAATGTCGATGGCGCTGGGCATCCAGCCAACCAGGGCAATCAAAAAGGCCACATTGCCGACTGAGAACTCGAACGGAACCTGGTTGTCGATAACGGTTCGCACGTCGCTTTTCATGAATGCCGCAACCAAAGCTGTAAGTGTTGACAGCGACAGGATAATGACCACAAATTTGATCAGGCGGTCGAGTGTCTTGAAATGACCGATGAGCACGATGATCGCACAAACCAGTAGAAGCAAGATGGTGATTTGCACGTAACTCAGCGGCGAATGAAACACCGAGCTAATTAGCCCCACAGTTACGGAAGTCACAGCTGCCTGGATCGTAAACATGGTTCCGATGGTGAGAACCAGGAACAAGGCAACAACCCATTTGCCCATGCGCCGGTAACCGTCAATCAGGCTTTCACCGGTGGCAATGGCATAGCGCGAACCGTACTGAAAAAACGGATACTTCAGGATGTTGGCCAGGATGACGACGCCTACAAGCTGAAATCCGTAATCGGCTCCCGCGCGGGTGCTTTGTACCAGGTGCGACACGCCAATGGCGGCAGCGGCCCATATGATTCCGGGGCCAAGGGCTTTCCAAAAGTTTGTTTTCATCGGTGAATTCATCAGGGGTCAATTCCTGCAAAATTGCTTAAAATTTTAACGGCGCCAAATTCCACACAGCCCATTTGAAATAAATAGGATCGTAGCGGGCTTCGGCAAACCATTTTGCTTACTTTTGTTAAACGGTTGCAATTGCGTGTGCTTATTCATTATCCTTAAATTTTCCCGGTATCAGGTGTACTAAATCAGGCAAATGCCTGTTTTTAATGAGGGCATTGATGGAAAAGAAAAGGCCATGAACAGAGAATCAGCAATGCCCGACGGTTTAGAAACAGAAATTCAGAAACATCCGGAAATACCATGAAAAAAGCTGGTAAAGTCATACTTTATTTGTTGCTCTCGTTGTTCGCATTAGTCCTTGTTTTAATGGTGATTGCGGCATCGATGCAGGACAGAATCGCGAAGCTGGCCATTGACGAGGTCAGCAAGTCGACTAATATCCCGATAACGATTGAAGACATCAATTTTAGCCTGATTCGGAATTTCCCGATGGCAACCCTGGAATGCAGTAAGCTGGCCGTTCGGGCACCGGAAAACAATAGCGCGCCTGGTGATACGCTGGCCAACGTTGGTAAAATGTTTATCTCGGTTGAATTGAAGCCGTTGCTGAACAGCGTCTTCAAAATCCGCGAAATTGAAGTAGAGAATGCAAAAATCTACTACGCTGTCGATACTGCGGGTGTCAGCAATTACGATTTTTTGATGGACACCACCACGACAGCCATCGATACGGCAGACAACGCCATCTATTTAAATATAAAAGCGCTCAACCTGCAAAACGTTCAATGCGTTTACAGTGACCAAAAACTGAAGGCAACAGCCGACCTGTTGATCGAAAGGCTGGAGCTCTCGGGTCTGATTGATAATAACCGTTATTTGGGTGAAGTGAAGGCTGAAGCAAAACTCAGTAACTGCTCGCTCGACAGTACCAATCTGCATCTGTTGCACGAAGCCGCCATCAAACTGGATCTGGATTACCGCGACAGCCTGCTGACCGTAAACGCTGCTGATTTGACTTTGGATGAAGATGCCCGATTGGCCTTGAGCGGATCGGTTACAATGAACAAGCAGTTGCCCGCCAACCTGAAACTAAAGGCGGAGCAGTGTCAACTAGGCGGATTGTCAAAATATATTCCCGAGCATTATTTTGCAGATTACGGCATTCAAAACCTGGCCGGTGAGCTCGGCTTGGAGGCCACTGTGCAAGGGAATTTGGGAGACTCGATTTTACCTCGTGCCGACATTCTGGTGGCCCTGTCGGGCGGTGCATTGCAATACCAAAACTACCCCGTTTTGCGAAACATCAGCTTTGTGGGCAGCGCCAGCAACGGCGATGAACGAACCATCACGGGAAGTTCCCTGAAGATCGATTCATTTTCGTTCGAGACAGACAGCAGTAAAGCCAGTTTGAGCGGGACGATCGTCGGGTTGGACAAACCCCAATACGATCTGCTTTCAATATTGAACTTGGATTTGAATGAGCTGGCCCCTTTTGTGCCCGACTCTCTGGTGACTGGGCTCGGCGGCAAACTGGGTGCAGTGGTTTCAACGCATGGAACCTTTCCCGGTTCTTTGACTGATTCGTTCCTGCAATCCCTGCAAAAAAACAGCACCTTCAGATTGAACGCCGAAGACCTGTCGTTTTCAATGGACAGTACCCTGAGCGTACAAAACCTGAACGGTCAATTTGAATATAAACCGGGGCAACTTAAGCTGAGCGATCTTAACTGTTCGCTTCCGACCTACAATATGAATTTGCGCAACGCGGAGCTGGATGCCGCAGTGACCGGCGATTTTATGAAGCCCGAATCACTGGCTTTTCAAATTAGCCAGTTCGCGCTAGCTACGGATAGCTGCCAGCTGCAGCTATCCGGGCAACTGATTAACCCGATGGCACCTGATTATTTGGTTAACGGTCAATTGAGTCTCGATTTGAATGAAATTGAAAAGTACCTGCCTGCTGGTACAGTTGAATCGATGAGCGGGAAGGTGTTGGCGAATTTCAGCTCGAAAGCAAAAATCGACCTCGAAACAGTTGGCGACGATGCGTTGGGGATTGCTTTCGAGAAAACCCGAATTAATTTATCGATGGGGCGGGTGAATGTGCAAATGGCTGATTCGCTGACGAGCGTGAAAGACCTGACAGGAAAGGTCAATTATGCCGCCGACAGTTTGTGGTTAGGCGGACTTACATTGAATTATATGGGCGTACAGTTTGGAGCCGATTCGACCAGCATCACTCGTTTGTATTCGGCCGTGCTTCAGAATAAAGCGGAGGAAATGAAGGTGCACGGAAAATTCAGTGTGGACAAGCTTGATTACAGCTGGGTGGAAAAATTAATGGCCCGTCTGGAGGAAGAGCCAACGCCATCGGGGCCCGCAGCCGATCCGGAACCG harbors:
- a CDS encoding Nramp family divalent metal transporter, whose protein sequence is MKTNFWKALGPGIIWAAAAIGVSHLVQSTRAGADYGFQLVGVVILANILKYPFFQYGSRYAIATGESLIDGYRRMGKWVVALFLVLTIGTMFTIQAAVTSVTVGLISSVFHSPLSYVQITILLLLVCAIIVLIGHFKTLDRLIKFVVIILSLSTLTALVAAFMKSDVRTVIDNQVPFEFSVGNVAFLIALVGWMPSAIDISVWSSLWTLAKMKATGYRPSLKESLLDFNIGYIGTTFLSLAFLGLGAMVMFHSGESFANGGVQFSNQLLALYTRSIGEWSYPILAVAAIATMFSTTLTVLDAYPRVLTPILEVYTNKVESKSSENKLKFLWMAILITGAVLLISVFADQMKLLVDIATTLSFITAPVLAVLNLKAVTAAHVPSEYQPSRFMRLFSWFGIVVLSLFALYFLWLKMVG
- a CDS encoding AsmA family protein, which encodes MKKAGKVILYLLLSLFALVLVLMVIAASMQDRIAKLAIDEVSKSTNIPITIEDINFSLIRNFPMATLECSKLAVRAPENNSAPGDTLANVGKMFISVELKPLLNSVFKIREIEVENAKIYYAVDTAGVSNYDFLMDTTTTAIDTADNAIYLNIKALNLQNVQCVYSDQKLKATADLLIERLELSGLIDNNRYLGEVKAEAKLSNCSLDSTNLHLLHEAAIKLDLDYRDSLLTVNAADLTLDEDARLALSGSVTMNKQLPANLKLKAEQCQLGGLSKYIPEHYFADYGIQNLAGELGLEATVQGNLGDSILPRADILVALSGGALQYQNYPVLRNISFVGSASNGDERTITGSSLKIDSFSFETDSSKASLSGTIVGLDKPQYDLLSILNLDLNELAPFVPDSLVTGLGGKLGAVVSTHGTFPGSLTDSFLQSLQKNSTFRLNAEDLSFSMDSTLSVQNLNGQFEYKPGQLKLSDLNCSLPTYNMNLRNAELDAAVTGDFMKPESLAFQISQFALATDSCQLQLSGQLINPMAPDYLVNGQLSLDLNEIEKYLPAGTVESMSGKVLANFSSKAKIDLETVGDDALGIAFEKTRINLSMGRVNVQMADSLTSVKDLTGKVNYAADSLWLGGLTLNYMGVQFGADSTSITRLYSAVLQNKAEEMKVHGKFSVDKLDYSWVEKLMARLEEEPTPSGPAADPEPARYTYKVNGRLKANQLNYEGNLFENIDSKFLVKENHYVFDSLKMDAFDGTSLSSIKIDFTANEQMEIYFKTNVKQMDVTKLITGFHDYMDMDDIKAENVQGKVSTTMDGKIVVDKDYNPVYNSLMLKGDLKLENGALINVKPVMEIEKIPGVGLKNMDNLRFSALSSSIFLLNIKLYIPKTEIRSSSFDAMFLGMWSFGDDYAYHIRMFLGEVLSSKSKANLKKQMKENGFEDEDESDLTKGRSSIYLVSKLENGKEKAWLDNKKDRVNMEAKVKMQEGALKFTFHPSFVTYDTE